From the genome of Plectropomus leopardus isolate mb chromosome 13, YSFRI_Pleo_2.0, whole genome shotgun sequence, one region includes:
- the layna gene encoding layilin, giving the protein MDLLTIFCQLLLLCFDPSATTSLITADIFEARGQRVCKAGKGRPCYKLAYFSELRRRLNFVEAEQACRRDGGQLLSVESESEQKIIEQLITELRPTDGDFWIGLRRNHGDENSSFDCSSHYYWLDGSKSTFRNWHWDEPSCGYEVCVVMYHQPSAPPGLGGLYMFQWNDDNCETKNNFICKYTAEKQQDPSPPPNSTQTNAPSSVLPWNPSNHNQGRSTALNLVYIIIPTIPLILLLLTVIGVCCFKLLVKRRRKQQKSEVCQTDPGLCPSPAPTDVYNVIRSQKEDDLVSARPNTKNTSFLCSSPDTPTGDYDNLGGRDTESGFVTLASTESCFLNFDLNDLSLGRRTTRDFYNTSLGRSGKRELNDSSLGSTGHREFYDRSLGRRTTKSEHYGSSVYGDHGLYDGSIRGGSDLYDPKLRPGSHTVKADLYQTYISNGKEETYQASLGTYGDRKSYQTNLDCYRNGLNLDGGRRYFNEQEWINRENY; this is encoded by the exons ATGGACCTGCTTACAATCTTCTGTCAACTCTTGCTTTTATGTTTTGACCCATCTGCGACCACAAGCCTCATCACAG CGGACATATTTGAAGCCAGAG GTCAACGTGTGTGCAAGGCAGGAAAAGGGAGGCCGTGTTACAAGCTGGCCTATTTCTCTGAGCTCCGGCGGAGGCTGAACTTTGTAGAGGCAGAGCAAGCCTGCAGAAGGGATGGAGGGCAGCTGCTGAGCGTGGAGTCGGAGTCAGAGCAGAAGATCATAGAGCAGCTCATCACAGAGCTCCGCCCAACTGATGGAGACTTTTGGATCGGCCTACGGCGTAACCATGGAGACGAAAACAGCAGCTTTGACTGCTCTTCACATTACTACTGGCTGGACGGCAGCAAGTCCACGTTTAG GAACTGGCATTGGGATGAGCCATCATGTGGCTATGAGGTGTGTGTGGTAATGTATCACCAACCATCCGCTCCTCCCGGTCTGGGGGGGCTCTACATGTTCCAGTGGAACGACGACAACTGTGAAACCAAGAACAACTTCATCTGCAAATATACAGCAG AGAAGCAACAGGACCCGTCCCCTCCTCCCAACTCCACTCAAACAA ATGCCCCTTCATCTGTGCTGCCGTGGAATCCGAGCAACCACAACCAGGGCAGGAGTACAG CTCTGAATTTAGTTTACATCATCATTCCCACCATTCCCCTGATACTGCTGTTGCTGACAGTGATCGGAGTCTGCTGCTTCAAACTGCTGGTCAAACG aaggAGGAAACAGCAGAAATCAGAAGTATGCCAGACGGACCCGGGCCTCTGCCCCAGCCCGGCTCCAACTGACGTCTACAACGTGATTCGCTCCCAGAAAGAGGATGACCTGGTTTCAGCTCGCCCGAACACCAAAAACACCTCTTTTTTATGCTCCTCCCCTGACACACCAACAGGCGACTATGACAACCTTGGGGGTCGTGACACGGAGAGCGGCTTTGTGACGCTTGCCAGCACAGAGAGCTGCTTCCTCAACTTTGACCTCAATGACCTCAGCCTTGGGCGCCGCACCACCCGCGACTTCTACAACACCAGCTTGGGCCGCTCAGGGAAGAGGGAGTTGAATGACAGCAGTCTGGGCTCCACCGGACACAGGGAGTTTTATGACAGGAGTCTAGGTCGGCGTACAACAAAGAGCGAGCATTATGGCAGCAGTGTGTACGGGGACCATGGATTGTACGATGGAAGTATCAGAGGAGGGAGCGACCTCTATGATCCCAAACTGAGGCCTGGAAGTCACACAGTAAAAGCCGACCTCTATCAGACATACATCAGCAACGGCAAGGAAGAGACTTACCAAGCCAGCCTCGGAACCTATGGGGACCGAAAATCCTACCAAACAAATCTGGACTGCTACAGAAACGGCCTAAATCTTGACGGTGGAAGGAGATACTTCAACGAACAAGAATGGATCAACAGAGAAAACTACTGA
- the alg9 gene encoding alpha-1,2-mannosyltransferase ALG9, protein MAAKALRQRTRRGSRQDANNVNVPTEARPPKEEKGGDDSKSTETRQESISRGGQVWAPEGSTAFKCLLSARFCAALLSNISDCDETFNYWEPMHYLLYGTGMQTWEYSPLYAIRSYAYLWLHALPACLHAHVLQTNKVLVFYFVRCVLAFSCCVCELYFYKAVCKKFGLHVGRLMLAFLVLSTGMFCSSAAFLPSSFCMYTTLVAMTGWFQDSPPLAIMGVAAGAIVGWPFSALVGIPIAFDLLVLKRQWKSFITWAAVALLLLLVPLVAVDSFFYGKLVVAPLNILLYNVFTPHGPDLYGTEPWHFYFVNGILNFNLVFALALFSLPLTALMETLLHRFNVQNLGRPYWLTLSPMYLWMLVFFTRPHKEERFLFPIYPLICLSGAVALSSLQKCYHFLFQRYRLEHYTVSSNWLALSAVVVFTVLSLSRSVALFRGYHAPLDLYPEFHRIAKDPTLHSVPEGRPVSVCVGKEWYRFPSSFLLPHNWQLHFIQSEFKGQLPQPYASGPLATQIIPANMNDQNLEEPTRYVDLRQCHYLVDLDIDEETPLEPRYSANKEEWSIIAYKPFLQASRSSPLFRALYIPFISDHHTTYRRYVILKPRRQKQPRKRTHG, encoded by the exons ATGGCGGCCAAGGCGCTTCGGCAGCGAACCAGGCGAGGCAGCAGACAAGATGCAAACAACGTGAACGTCCCCACAGAAGCTCGGCCACCAAAAGAGGAGAAAGGCGGGGATGACAGTAAAAGCACAGAGACTCGGCAAGA GTCAATAAGTCGGGGAGGGCAGGTATGGGCCCCAGAAGGTTCGACAGCGTTTAAATGCCTGCTCTCAGCACGTTTCTGTGCAGCTTTGCTCAGCAACATCTCAGACTGCGATGAAACCTTCAACTACTGGGAGCCT ATGCACTACCTGCTGTACGGCACCGGGATGCAAACGTGGGAATATTCTCCGTTGTACGCTATCAGGTCTTACGCTTACCTGTGGTTACATGCTCTACCTGCTTGTTTGCATGCCCATGTTCTACAGACAAACAAG GTGTTGGTGTTCTACTTTGTACGATGTGTCTTAGCATTCTCCTGCTGTGTCTGTGAACTCTATTTCTACAA ggcAGTTTGTAAGAAGTTTGGTTTGCATGTGGGCCGTCTGATGTTGGCGTTCCTTGTCTTGAGCACAGGAATGTTCTGCTCATCTGCAG CGTTCCTGCCTTCCTCTTTCTGCATGTACACAACGCTGGTTGCCATGACGGGGTGGTTTCAGGACTCACCACCTTTAGCCATCATGGGCGTGGCTGCCGGTGCCATCGTCGGATGGCCGTTCTCTGCTCTGGTCGG GATTCCAATCGCCTTCGACCTGCTGGTGTTAAAGAGACAGTGGAAAAGTTTTATCACCTGGGCGGCCGTAGCTCTGCTTTTGCTGCTG GTACCACTTGTGGCAGTAGACTCTTTCTTTTATGGCAAATTGGTTGTTGCGCCGCTAAACATTCTGCTTTATAATGTCTTCACACCACATGGACCTGATCTCTATG gtacaGAGCCGTGGCATTTCTACTTCGTAAATGGGATCCTGAACTTTAACCTGGTGTTTGCTCTGGCACTGTTTTCTCTGCCACTCACTGCTCTCATGGAGACACTGTTACACAGGTTCAATG tgcAGAACCTGGGCCGTCCATACTGGCTGACTCTGTCTCCCATGTATCTGTGGATGTTGGTTTTCTTCACCAGACCTCATAAAGAAGAACGTTTTCTGTTTCCCATCTACCCTCTCATCTGCCTCAGTGGGGCAGTAGCCCTTTCCTCTCTACAG aaatgctACCACTTCCTGTTCCAGCGCTACCGACTGGAGCACTACACAGTCTCCTCCAACTGGTTGGCTCTAAGTGCAGTTGTGGTCTTCACAGTTTTGTCATTATCTCGCTCTGTCGCCCTCTTTAGAG GCTACCACGCCCCTCTAGACCTGTACCCAGAGTTCCATCGTATCGCCAAGGATCCGACTCTTCACTCAGTCCCTGAAGGTAGacctgttagtgtgtgtgtgggcaaaGAGTGGTACCGCTTCCCGAGCAGCTTCCTGCTGCCGCACAA CTGGCAACTGCACTTCATTCAGTCTGAGTTTAAAGGGCAGCTGCCTCAGCCGTACGCCTCTGGTCCTCTGGCCACGCAGATCATCCCAGCAAACATGAACGACCAGAACCTGGAGGAGCCGACCAGATAT GTGGATTTACGGCAGTGCCACTACTTAGTAGATCTGGACATAGATGAAGAGACGCCACTTGAGCCACGTTATTCAGCTAACAAAGAGGAGTGGAGCATCATCGCCTATAAGCCTTTCCTTCAAGCCTCAAG GTCATCGCCTCTCTTTAGAGCACTTTACATCCCATTTATATCAGACCATCACACAACCTACAGGCGCTATGTCATCTTGAAACCACGGCGGCAAAAGCAGCCTCGTAAGCGGACCCATGGCTGA